In the Diospyros lotus cultivar Yz01 chromosome 13, ASM1463336v1, whole genome shotgun sequence genome, GGTTGGTCCACTAATCCCTTTTTGGATTAGCTATACCTCAGGCTCTCCTTGTCCCATCATGATTCTTATCATGACTCggctttgtgtccccacacaagcctcaacacttcaatcgcAAGGAACTCTTATCCTTAGAATGCCTCATGAACCTCCAAATTTCCACATTCGGGTTCTTGATACCAATACCCATacttgggcatttgactcttcattgctcgacccgtatatctcttacggtatatcatctcaaacatgatattttcctTATTCCCATAGCAAGAATATCCAAGCACACCATTCGTATTGCTAGAAGCCTCAATGCCCCGACCCAACTCCTAGGGTCCTCAGTCACTTGTGGTCCTATTTCCAAGGCCTTAATATcaaccttcaaccacatttctccaagcatcttctacttgatgctccaaccatgctctgataccaatctgtaacgccccgctcccacttacgggtgttactcgtgaacaattgcCCAAATTGTCCACTTAcccggccttaggtgaagggtggaccatgtttcaagacgaaacgccctaggtggaactaggctcgtccttcccttcactGAATCcaaggattcactagcagaattgggcttcaaccacaccgcattcgATTGAAAAGAAAACTCGTTCGGACCCCCAATCgccattttttcatttttatttaattctttttccatgcaagaatttttaccgggctccataaaatcaccatttaaatcaatcccttgattgattactaatttttggaggaaaaactcaaattttcaaatttccaaaaatttcagcattttctccaaaatgcccgaaaatccctttatttttgaaaactcattcggggcccaaattcaatttagaaGTGTcccaaaatccccaaaaatccaatttttttaaaaaaattgaccgaCGGGGTCCGCTGGCATGCCCGGGGCCCGAGCAGGGCCCCGCTGGCCGCTGGCCACGCGGGCTGGCCACTGGCCGCGCACCCGCGCGCGCGCCCGTCCGCGGGCGCGGCTGCCCGTGCGCGCGAGCCTGGCCGCCTGCGGCCTGTTGTTGATGCAGCAGCCCACTGCTGCCCTTttcacttctcttcttctctttttttttttggggggggggggggggggcttccaaacccaattttttccagaaatttaaaataaataaaatacctcacatttcttcaaatttacctttatttctccataaataaggcttaaacaatattcttgatgcttccacaacatacatcaaacacccactaCCTTTCCAACAAAAATCCTTTTTACTTGGATCTTAGTTGCTTCTCACAACACACCCAATAATGAGACTTACACCACAACTTAGGCTtcacatgccataagccaatgcCTCACTTTCTAAATGGAAACATACATTctaatataaaatacacacatgctcTTGGGCTTCAACAAGCCattatcaacaaataaaattacatctcATACATTAAACATAACAAGTTAGGCTCCCCTAAGCCATACAATACGCTTGGATCATCATTTCCATGCCTCCACATGCCAATCCACCTTGTatccatgcttccacaacctatatgtgaggataaaaacctcatgagctattaagctcaataagggtgcaatgacaaataaatataaacataacaagtttatatgatgccaagtgcatgcaaatgtggctaggtttctttgccctcacaaccctccaaggttgaggcatcaacccaccatttcaaccatgttctcaaactaacctatggccataagtctcatgaacataaaagaacatgctaaatgcaacatatacatttatgaaacatatttataacacattgcaaggccaccctcccatggggccatcccttacctcattcttgaatcttccaatcttcatttcaagagagctcccataatcatcttctcccatctaagatggcattccaacaagaacttactttgcatacaaagaaaaccaaaataaagagaagaaaaatggatcTTACCTTGatcccttacttcttcttcttcttcactttttcctCCATGGGagacttctctctctctctttctttccttcattcttcttcttctcttttctttcttcattggAAGGCTTCTCCTTCCAAGCTctacaaatggagaaaaatttgagcataaagccatctttccctttttatacttatttctaacatttcaagaataaatcctcatCATTGGATCTTTCCCactttatgagagaaaatctcatccctccaaagaagcacaatccaagtgctttttgtcttctttaatcccatccattggattttaattacttttcaagagaagatctcaaccttcaattaaaagcacaatccatgccatttggtcttcttaaatctccacccttagatttcttttcttttttcaagaccaAATCCCCAttcaagaaaacacaatccatatGCTCTTTgacttttaatctcaacccttggaaaTTCAAGACCATTTCTCCACCCTTGATCTTGTCTTTAAatcccaaaaatagaatttcttttctatttatttaatttggtcactttccaaccatcacatgagagaccactttgaaagacataaatactttcttatgcatttaaataaatctcatattttcccaaacattaatgggagaccattttcccattttcctttttgatttatttaactctcatatttttcaaggcattaatggtgaccatttaccattttgttttggattttctttaatccatataatcatgcctctcattaaatgcttgaaagaccatttatcatttcttttgtatttaattaaatcaccccaattatacttgaaccacaaaatgccaagtgtcacaacaagacactaaccttggctcccaagtttaatctcatccctccatgtggcattaccacattaagtCACCAAcctagggaaaatataattattttctccaataatttcatattcttcattttctccattttccataattaattttctctatggaattaattcaaaaattcccaaaatacactttgtgaatttattaatcccatatatctccacataaacaccaaattgggatttcattcacttacatacctaatttcacataggaattatttctaatttaccaaaataccctctaTATTGGATttcattatccaaattaccaaaatacccttctcatagggcaccctcgatctcaaggatccaacaccttcttaagggcatttttagaatttttctcactttctttctcatttttttaacacctgtaacaccgggtgttacactagTAAATATATAGAGGATTACGGTGGGTCGCTGGTTTCGGGGGGCAACCAAAGTCGGTCCTGGATTTTCTAAGGCCCAGGGTAAATTTTCTCTCAAGTGTAcacttttatataaattaaataaaaaaattaaaattatcaactaactaattttattaaaattataagaatttataaaagataaagaaaaatattttggggtctcattaattttttttttcaaatatgtaatttgtttgttctaaaataatagagtaaaataTAGTATCAAATGAagattgataaaataatttaatttattaaattacaaaaatttaatatcactAATAGAGAAcatgtattataaatatattattatttaattttataatttaaatatttaatgtgtttaattaataagataaagAGATGAGAGTTAATTagatttgtttaattaataaaaaattaattggatatgtttaattaatgagataGATAGGGGgtgtgagaaagaaagagggaggaAAAAAATAGGCAAGAGGAAGAGAGACTAAtgtgagaaaaagagagagagagagatggaacaATGGGCTTAGAAAGAGGGGGGGCCTCGTCAGAGGGAGAgctgagagggagagagtgtgagagagagagagtgggggaaggggaaatattaaaaaaattagaagatagTCCAAGAGAAAgtctgagagagagagtgagtgggggaagaaaaaatattaaaaaattagaaggtAGGGAATGGagcattataaaaaaaaaaaactttgtaCCTCCTCAGCCGTGGGCCCAGGTTCGGAGCCCTGGGCCAGGACCGACTCTGCTGAGAAAGAGGAGGGGCctcgtgagagagagagttgagaggGATAGAGTTTGGGAGAGAGAGTGGGGAAAggggaaatattaaaaaattagaaggtAGCCCAAGAGAAAGTCTGTGAGAAAGAGTGAGTGGGATGGAGAAagggaaatattaaaaaattagaagataGAAAATGTagtactataaaaaaaaaaaactctttgtGCCCTCCTCAGCCATAAGCCTCGGGCTGTAGCCCTGGGCCAGGGCCGGCTCTAGGgcatagttattaaaggcgcgcgcctaggcgcaaggcgccagtttggcgcctcgcctaggctgaggcgaggcggtttCTACAAGGCGCTCGCCTTGCAAGGTGAGGTGCTAAGGcgagaggcgcgcctcatgaaacccgCGCCTGCatcatttcttcctctcctctccaacatcccctcttctcagtttcagcatgtatacatcattacttatttacatttactttaagtaatgtaaatataaataaaagaaaatgtccatattttcttttatttatattttaccttccatttactttaatacataaatgtaaataagaaagtactcccaatttagattcaataaaaatatctaaaaaatcaaaattcataacaataagaaaatagaattttgattttagtacaaactcaagatttaacgattttaccaccctcaaaatacatacctactatttcttgaaaaattcattaaaaatcattttaacaacaatgaatattaactatcaaaataccaggagatagtttttcaaaatgaaaacattttcttatatgtctccttataatgtccTAATctttcagacttagaaaaaatgcgctaatcttccagacctagaaaaatagcatttttcaaaatgaaagcattttcttgattgtggacttgtagtgtttattgattgtggagaatactaaagctattccaaaatgttctccatcaataaaacaagagattggagagtacatgcaaaagaagaaaaataacatggaatcagggatgagcaaaatatagcaccgtaagatgatgattttcaatttggtgaagggtatgatgatgatgatgatgattaaaacttctttattgattgtggacttgtagtatttatatgtttgtttagaactttgcacgatgattggtacttgtttgagtttgagactttaagtttgaactttgatgatgtttctagtttagaaattgcatgatgaatgatTAACTTTgctgttgttagtttagaatttgaagataatgaaacattaataatatgcatgtattattattgataatttgataattttttatgattttacaagattttgagttttttttttctaaaaggtgcgcctcgtttcgcaaaggcgcgcctcgcctcgtgtgcctcgcgcctttcagaactatgctcTGGGGGCAACCAAACAGGCGAAGGATAAGCATAGATATATAAGTGgatcatgctatttgtacagaacatatattacaaaaacatttacaaaagaatcaaaatattcATTTTGCCCCTACAACTAATGACCCAAATGCCCAATAGcatctctttctccctctgtctctctctcgctctccctctcACACTGTCAGCGGCAGCGGTGAGGCAAGGCGGCCGAGGTGACGCGATGAGGCGACAAAGGCGATGGGGCGAGGCGACAGGGCGAGGCGGCGGAGGTTGCAGTGGCGAGGCGAGGCAGCTCAGGCGAGGTGAGGCGGCGACGAGATGAGGTGAGAGCAGGCGGAGGCGAAGAACGGCGACGGGTGAGGTTGCAGCGGCGAGGGAAGGGAGAAGGGGATGAACAGGgatcaaaatatcgcgatatatcaTCCCTGTAAGTAttctgtaaaaaaaatttctgtacaaatagcattttcctataTAAGTGGGCCTTGGTTGGGctggtacatatatatatatatatgtatatttaggCTGTTTAAAAGAACAGAGGTTACATTCGGTGATGGTATAGCGgttaagaaagagagagagagaaactttCAACCGAGTAGCTGAACTGCCGcgcggatatatatatatatgtatgtatgcgtGTATAAATGATGGGTTGGCTGAACAGAAACAGGGCATTCGAAGGAAGCTGATcggatatgtatatatatagatgtatatgtGGGTCGCTCGGCTGGAGCAGAAATGAGGCtgttcgtatatatatatatatatgcgtatttATATATGGGTTTGCTCGGCTGAAACAGGGGAGTCATTTCTgctcgtatatatatatatatagatgggtTTGCTTGGAACATCCAGTGGCTtggacgtatatatatatatatatatataaatgtaaatgggCTTGATTGGAGCATCCAGTGGCTTGGacgtgtatttatatatatatatatatatatataaatgggttTTCTCAGCTGGAACAAGGCATGGGTTTTCTCAGCTGGAACAAGGCATGCGAAtggaatgaatatatatatatatatatataaatatttgtaaaTGGGTCACGTTTGTTCGCTAGTTCAAGGCAACCGAACATATAGTGTATGTATATAAATGGGTCGTGAGTGttactgtatatatatttaagaacACATGAACAGAGGGCAACGAAACTAAATAAAACTTCACGAGGAAGGAAATGCCATTCACAGGAAGAGGATAGGGGTGATCCGAGTCCCCACTGTAGCCTCAATAAGGTTGTGTATatgagtatatatttatatatgaaactTCCCTATACAACCGAATAGAACAgcaagagggaaaaaaaaatacacacatacatagaGATGCACTACACAATGGATTAATAACAGAGAATCAATCAAGAGGACTAAAGGAAACTTGCCTGATGAAGATGTTAGCAAGAGAAGCAATCAAGAGGACTAAGGGAAACTTGCCTGACGAAGATGTTAGCAAGAGAAGAGAAGCTCTACCAGCGCAGATGAAAGGCAGCGTAACTTTGAGTTGATTAAaaacaatgttttaaaaatcggaccAGATAGCGAACAGGCCTATTAATTGGGTCACGCGTCAGTTGGTCCGACCGGTTAAATTGGAATGGTCCGACTGGacgatgtcatatatatattttataattaaataatatatatatattattatgagaaatgttattattaactaatataaaattaatattttatatataattgttatatatgttgttaaaaaattaattaagaattaaaaatttaaaaataagtgtgaGAAATactattattaactaatatacaactaatattttatatataattgttatatatgttgttaaaaaattaattaaaaattaaaaatttaaaaataagtgtgagggtgaaaaaaatTGGGGTCAATCCGGTTCCCAGTTCACCGGTTCGACCGGATTTTGACCGGTTTTGATCGGGTTGAagaagatttgattttttatgtcAAATCGGACCGGATAGGCCATTGGTTCCCGATTTTGCCGGTCCGGTCCGGGTTTTAAAgcaatgattaaaaataaaaaggagaatgtgaAGTATAAGAAGACACTGAATAGGTGAGGAAAACAATATGAAACATTGAAGAAAAGGAGATGATATGCACTGGAATTAAAAGATCTGCGCATAGAAAAGGCTGAACAGATTGCATGCCAATTCcaaaaattttaccaaaatgtccCAATTCTCGTAATATTGACAAAATATCTAGAAATTTTATTGACAATTAttaccttaatttattttcttttttttttttattcacttattttcccaaattaattttagatctCCACTATGTAAATGGGCTGTAGGCCACGCTGTGAAACCAGGCTCCCATTACCCTTCAATTAACCCATACATACATAAAGATTCATGAACTAATTAAATGTGgtccaaaatattaattttttaaattcttaaaatttagatctatacacttaaattcatgatccCATGTAccaagaaaattttatattaacccaaaatcatattatgccatcaaaatcatttatcataaattgttaaaatatttcgacccacatttagaatgcccttaaactaaaattaaatattaaaaacacctagacccaatttagggACATTACaccattattttaaaattattttttaagttacaaaattataaacatattcaaattatatttattgctCTATTTGAAGTTGTTATAAAACTTAAatcaaattttgtataatatgttttaatttcaaaaataattttaaatcacCCGACTCACCTCCTATTTTCGATGCACACTCCTAAAAGTATCTTAGAAatctctttttaaaatttaattaatatacttcacatttatgattttttcagtaataaaattaattttttggttaatCTTTTTGTTCACTACTATTTATAGTTCGAATAAGATAATTGaaccaaaaaaatttaaaaatttatattaatgttatAGGATAAATTTCTCGAGAGTTTGTCTAAATTACATCGATCAcctttgtatttttgaaaatgacaccAACCTcccattaaaatttaatgacacTGTAAATTTAGCTTTTTCATATAGTTTTTCAAGTTGGATTTTAagaaatgctgaaaatattttgttaactAAAAGTTcatagtattatttttaattatatttcttgttaatatttattttgttctatcactttgaatttattaaaacttattttaaatatatcaattaatatataaagaaattattaaatattaaatatatgtggGTAGTTTGAATATTAAAGATGGTAATGTTTTTTTATTCCATCATATGTGTATATAAAGGTCTAAATCAATGTATGAAATTcgtaaaaattaaactcaaaagtTAAGAATGAAGCATAAGagataaagaaatgaaaacatcGTATAAAAAGAGGGCCTAAGATACCTTCTCGAGTAAAGACCTAGTCTTGACAACCAAATACATCGTCACAACACTTAAAAATTCAGtcagtttaaaaaattatttattctagAATATTGAAATTTGTTAGCCTGATTGCATCACAATCAAAAGTTCAAATGAAGGCTCCTAATGCTTGCTTTGGCTCAAGCTCAGTTTCGCTACCCAAAAAATGACTCAAACTTGCAATGTCtaatccttcttcttctttagatCAAGAATGATTGAGGCTTTCATTGGACTCCTCAGAGGGTTGAAGAGACCATCTCTGGAGCCGTTCGGATGCATTTTTCACCTGCAGATGGAAAACAGTTTGTCATGATCAAAGTGAAACCACACCAAGATTATCTGTAAGTTCATTCTTTTTGGAGTTACCTGCTCATCCCAACTAGTTCTCCATATCATGAAACCGAGTACAAGTATTTGGATCGCCATGCCAGAGATCATCCCAATCCATATTCCCTATAAGACGACAGcaacaacaaacaacaataaGGCGCATTCCCTTCGCTTAAAAGAACTTTTTTGATGTCAAGAACAATAAATCTATGGTGAACTGAAGACTGAGATTCTGAATATTGGTTAGTACCTTAATTTCAAGATCAGCCACATATGCAAGCACAACTCCAAATGGAATCCCAATCACATAATAGCAGCCAAGGTTTATCACAGCAACGCTAGCCTGTAAACCGGCGCCAACAGCCACCCCTGCTAGCAAGGCTTCagcagttatatatatatatagacaaaacATTTATTGTTCTTGATCAATTCATCAGAGGGaataaattttgattgttaTTATTAACCGCAGAAACAAGAAACTGGAAATGTTTTgatctgaaatttttttttccggccggggggggggggggggggggggggggggaacttgCCGGTGAGTACAGGCTGAATGCCATTGAACAGCATTGTGAAAGCAAGCAGAACAGAGAGGTCTCCAACAGTTTCTGCCACTTCCTCACTGCTTGTAAACAAGTATCCAAGTTTATTGCCAAAAACTAAACAGAGGATGAAGCACAAAACTCCAAGTAGAACTGAAGTGCCCATTATGACTTTAATTGAAAACTTTGCAGCTTTAGCATCTCCTCTTCCCAGTTCGTTTGAAATTCGCACACTACACCataccaaacaaaaaaaataaataaaaaaagtccAAATTAAGATGGATTTAAATGGGTAATAACAGCTTGTTTAGATTAGAGCAATGGATGGACCCTCCTAGTTAGGTCATACCTTGAAGCACTAAGGAAACCGAGGAAAAGCATAAACTGCCAAGCGCTGATATTTAGACTGCAAAAGCCATGGAATTAGGAAGAAGcgagtttttggaagaaaagaGCATGAAGAACCAGAACAGTGAATTATATTTACCAAATTGAGAAGGCAGAAATGGCAACCTCTGCATTTTTCATGTAGCCGGCAACCAGAAGTAAAATAGAATTGTACCATAACTCCAAGCTATAAGTAAAATTAAGAGAATTAGGATCAAAGGAGTTCTCTAAGAGTCTTGACTGTATGTTAATTTCAATGGGTGTAACATATAGAGCAAATGGAGGACATTACCAAAGCATTATGCCAGAGGATACCGATAACTTCACCACAGGCCACAGATCAGTGAACGCAGCCATGGTGAATCCCTTCCATGTATCAGGGCACCACCCTCCGAAAATGTAAAAGAACTCCCCAAAAACAACTAGCCAAGACGATATACTCAGCGAACCCATTGCACCGGAAACTCCCAGGCTCAGCTTGTACACAAAGATCCACGACAAGGCCAGATGGAGCAGGAATGTGGAAGCACTGAGCCATGCGACGACCGCGTTCTTCAATTGGCTTTGCAGGTACATCTGAATAGTCAAACTGAAGATGAAGTTGTAGATAAAGGGAATGAACCAGAGGGATATGGTGCCGGCTACTTTAGATATGGCTTCGTCTTCGCCTAGAAGCCGAAAGATGGGTGTTGCGAAGATGAAGATGGGGAGCAGCACAGTTGCAGTGACAAAATTGACGATCCACGAGCGCTGTAGGTATATCCCCATCATGTGGTACTGCCTGGCCCCGAAGGCTTGCCCACAAAGAGTTTCAGTGGCGCTGGACATTCCCAGCTGCAACACCAAATGAGTGAAGTTGGATGAACAGCATGATGCCATATATAAAAACACTGTGAAATTAATTCAAAGCCAGTGACAAACAAGATATAAAGAAGAAGAGCTTAGTTATTACCAGTATCCCGTTTATAAATCGCAACATAATGGTTTGACAAAGTGCATATGCCGCGAGATCTACTTCATCTATGTGGCCAATGAAAGCTTGTGTAACCACCAGAATCCCAAATGCAGACACTCTGGATATTATACCGGGGAATGCCACTCTCCATATCTTTCTGGATTCTAACCAAACTCTCCTTCCCAAATTACCACCACTATGTTCTTCTGACCTGAGTAGCCTCTCATCCATCTTGTTGTCCATATTTCTGCAAAACAGTGTAAAAATTAATGATCTTTAAGGTAGAATGTAGTTTAAAATAGCATGATCTGCCCCGTACATTCTTGCAtatgtacatatgcataaagTTCACTATGTTGtccaaaatttgattttgactagAAAAATGTGCCAACTAACAATAAAACTAAATTGCAGAATTAtaaagaaatgagatttgaataTACAAAATAGAACCAGAATGAAGTGAGATATGCCGAATCAATCTCCTTAAGACAAATTTTGCCCCTGGCAATGGTGCTAATAGGATTGACGGATGTTTGTCTCCTAAGATACAATACTTCTTCCAAGAATTAGTATAGCACTATACTAACCTGGTCAGGTGAACTAAAAATTAATCGTACTCTTCTTGACTGgaggaaagaaattaaaatctcgc is a window encoding:
- the LOC127788703 gene encoding protein DETOXIFICATION 24-like, which gives rise to MDNKMDERLLRSEEHSGGNLGRRVWLESRKIWRVAFPGIISRVSAFGILVVTQAFIGHIDEVDLAAYALCQTIMLRFINGILLGMSSATETLCGQAFGARQYHMMGIYLQRSWIVNFVTATVLLPIFIFATPIFRLLGEDEAISKVAGTISLWFIPFIYNFIFSLTIQMYLQSQLKNAVVAWLSASTFLLHLALSWIFVYKLSLGVSGAMGSLSISSWLVVFGEFFYIFGGWCPDTWKGFTMAAFTDLWPVVKLSVSSGIMLCLELWYNSILLLVAGYMKNAEVAISAFSICLNISAWQFMLFLGFLSASSVRISNELGRGDAKAAKFSIKVIMGTSVLLGVLCFILCLVFGNKLGYLFTSSEEVAETVGDLSVLLAFTMLFNGIQPVLTGVAVGAGLQASVAVINLGCYYVIGIPFGVVLAYVADLEIKGIWIGMISGMAIQILVLGFMIWRTSWDEQVKNASERLQRWSLQPSEESNESLNHS